The Chryseobacterium sp. LJ668 genome segment TATTTTATTTTATTCCTGTCTTTCTCAAGAAAAGAAGTCCCTTAAAGAAATGAATGATTATTTACTGAATAATAATTATGTTTCTTTTGGTGATTTGGATTCTATTGAGCTTAAAGGTATGAAAACCGCACTCTCAAAATATAGATTATTAGGTGTGAAATCTTGCAATATAAATCCTGATAAGAAATATTCCCATATATACATAGAAGATGGTTTTCACGATGAAGAAGGATTTTATAACGGAATTATTGTGGTAAATAATACAGAGGTTTGCGAGATAACAGACAGCCATTACAAATTAAAGGCTGACAGCCTTTCATATATGAAAATCAAAGATGGTAATTTTGTATTATATTCTAAGAAAGTTTCTATGCAAGACTTTAAGAAGAAATATCTTAATGAGTATTTTAGGTATGAACTGGTAGTTCAAAATAAAGCAAGCGATTTAAAAAAATGTTTAGCAATAGATGAGTATACCCCAAAACCATCTACTTATGTCCAAAACTATTATTTTGCAGACAAAAAAGTAAATAATTATGGTATTGTAAGAATAAAATATGAAGAAATCAAAGACGGTATAGAAGGGATTCCACATCTTAAAGAAGATAAAAAGATAGAATTTATAGACTGTATAGGAAGATTAAATATTGTAACCGAGTAAGATAAGAGAATAGACTCAATTCCGTTAATGAAAATAATCCTACTTCGGTACTGCTAATTTTAAGAATTATAAGTACAACGGTAAGGAGTTGCAGGAAACAGGAATGTATGATTACGGCGCAAGATTTTATATGCCCGATATTGGTAGATGGTCACAAATAGATCCTTTAAGCGAAAAATACAGAAGGCATTCTACTTATAATTACGCAGTAAATAATCCCATGAGATATATTGACCCTGATGGAAGATTTATTATTGATCCAAACGCAACTAAAGAACAACGTGCTATAATACAAAGGGCAATAAATATGGCTAAAATGTTACTACAAGACAAAAAAGTACTTCAAGCTATGATGTCTAAAGGACATTTAAGCCGCTCTCAAATAATGAATGATTTTACCGATGGTAAAGGACCTGTGTTAACCTTAAGTAAGGATTTGTTTGGAAGAGCATTCGGACAATATACGCCCAACGGCAAGGGATCTGGAAAATTTGAAATAAATGCAGTTACAACTGATAATGCATCAGAATTCTCCGAAGATTCACAATTAAATGTAATATTTCTACTCGCTTCTACAATAATGCATGAAGATGTACATAGAGGAAATGACGCTGCTGGATTCAATGAACATGAAGAAGGTGTGGAACAAGGTGAAGCCTTTGAAGAACAAGCTTTTGGAGAAAGTGTACAATATTCCAATTCAGAGGAAATTAGAACCCGCTTCAATAGTCATTTTAAAAAGGTTGTTAATTCAAAAATTTTCGATGCAAATTTTAAGGCAAAAAACGAATGGAAGAAATATGAAGAAAAAAAAGTAAATGACAAGATAGATATAAAAAAACGTAAGGAAGAAAATATATTAAAAAGCAAAAAATAACTTATGAAAACTATTTTTTTATTTTTATTACTAATCAGCTGCAATCCAGAAAAAAAAGAAGTCGTTCAGGAAGATTATTCAAAATTAATTGAAATAGCATTGAACATTTGTCCAGAAGTTGAAAAGTATTATCATTTTGAAATTGAGGAAAGGAGAACAATAAATTTATTATCAGGTAAAAATAGTCCTTTAATAGGAACTATAATGTGCTTCGATTATAAAGTTAATTATGGGAAAAAATATCAGAACAATAATAGTACATGGATAGAAATTAGGAATTACAAAAAAATTAGTGCAAATGAGTTTTATTTATTATATAAAATTGAAAATGAAGGTGTGTTTGTAGAAACAACGATAAAAAATTCAGATGGTAAATGGAGAACAGATGATTGTAAAATAAGTGAAACGAAATCTAAATAGAAGGATCTCTAAAATTTATAAGACTATAAATTCAGTATGGATTGCTACAAAAGTCGAGATATTAATGTAAGAGAATGCACCGATATGGGAGATGGAAATGTAGTGTGTATTGACATTTGGAAACCCGGAGAAATTGTAGAAGTAAATAACTATTATCCTTTTGGATTGATGCATAATTATACAGCAACTACAACGAATGCTTATCAGTATAAGTACAACGGTAAAGAACTTCAGGAGACCGGAATGTATGATTACGGCGCAAGGTTTTATATGCCGGATATTGGAAGATGGGGAGTCGTAGATGCTTATGCAGAAAAGTACACAAACAATGGTGAATATAATTATGCCATAAATAATCCTATACGATATATTGATCCCGATGGAAATTATATTCGAATTTATTTCGGTTTGAACAATCAATATAGTGATGACTATACTTATAAAAAAGGTAGAGATTATGACAAATTAAATATGCCAGATTATTTGAAAGATACTTATAAAGTTTTAGATGTACTTTATGAAGCATCCAATATAAATGTCGATGGCAAAGAAGTTAACCTAATCCAAAACATAATTAATGACAAAAGAGAATTGTCAGTGTTTGATGATCATAATGATAATACTTTAACCAAGTTTAAAAGTGGAGTAACAAAAGACCAAAAATATGAGCCATCTACCCATATCGGATCAGTTATCTTTAAATCTAATGTTGGAGTACTTTTCGACGATAAAAATGATTTAAATTATGAAGATTTGAAAGCAAAATATGAAAAGAATGATTTAAAAGGTTTAAAAGTTGCCACTCCACTTCATGCTTTAGGTCATGAAATTGGACACGCTTACGGTTACGCCACTAATGCTAGTAAACATGCCGTAAGACAGAATGATCTTAGCACTCAATATTGTTCACCATATTTTAGGAATGCTGAAGAAAAAAGAGTAAATGGAATTTCCCAACAGATTGATATGAATCTAAAGAAGATTTATCCCAATATTGTAATTAGAAAAAATCATAGTGGATTTCCTGTCATTACAACAGGACCTACGTCAAATACAATAAACGCTAAACCATGAAAACAATATTGTTTTTTTTCTCCGTCATTTTATTATCTACAATTTCTTTTGAAAAAGAAAAAATAATTCCTGCCAAATATAAAAATGAGACTAAAGTAATTAAATTTATGTACTCAGAAGAGTATCTTATGGATTATGGTGAGAAAATGTTTTGGGATAATACACAAGAACACGCTATTATGTTTCAAGACCGATTTGAAATTAAAAATTTAGTGCAAAAGTTACCACAATCTAATTCGAAATTATTTAAAAATCATAACTATTGCTTTATTATACCTAACTCGAAAGTTAATGATACGGTTTATGCCGATTTTAGTTTGAAAGCTTGGATAATAAAAAAAGATGGCAAAAGTATATATTATTACGATAAAGAGGGAAATTTAGCACGCGACTTAAGAGCTAATTATTCTTTTTTTAGAGAATGTTGGTAACCAACCTATCAATATAAGTACAATGGCAAAGAACTTCAGGAAACTGGAATGTATGACTACGGAGCGAGATTTTATATGCCGGATATTGGAAGATGGGGTGTTGTAGATCCGCTGGCGGAAACTTCGAGACGTTGGTCACCCTATACTTACGCTTATAATAATCCGATTAGGTTTATTGATCCTGATGGAATGGAAAACAAAGACATTCATATTTTAGGTAAATTGGCTCAACAAGGTTTTGATCAACTACAAGCAAGTAGTAAACTTTCAATGGAATTTAATAAGAATCCGGAAATGTTACGACGGCTGATTTGAGTAAAGAAGATTATAATAATCTTTCAAAAAGTGATAGAGCAATCTACGATGGAATAAAAAATGAGAATACAGACTCTAGAATTCATGCTGAAAATAACAATATTACACCAGATGGTGGTTTGATTCCGGGTGGATCTTTTGGAGGAGCAACATATGATAAGGCTACAGGTAAAGTTATCAGTAACCAATATGTTAATCCTAGTGTTTTAGGTAGTGCGGAAAACTTTACTGGAACTAGATCTGGTACTGGTATGAAACATGAAGTTGTAGAAAATATACTTATAGCATCTAAGGCTTTAGAAACAAAAACTTCAGTTCCTATTGATACTGAAGCAAATCAAAGCCCTATGTTTAGAGAAGCACATAATAAGACAAAAGCAATGATGCCAAATGATAATATCGTTATTATGGCGAGACAAAATTTTGACACTGTGGGTATGAGTATTAATAGATATTGGGAAGGAGTTGCTAAGAAAACTGATATTAATGGTAAAATACAAACAAAACCGTTATATAGGGTTGATATTAACGATAAAAGATTGAGAAAATAAGATGAAGAATTTACTTTTTTTATTAATAGTTATATCTATTAATTTTAGTTGCCAAACTAAAAAAAATACTATTAGTTCAAAACCTTTTAATTTAAAACGAAATATTATAGCAATGCAGGAGAATGAAAAAGCTTATGTTTTAATTGCAGATAATAATGATATAATTGAAGTCTTTAAACCGCCTTTTAATAAATCAACTACTTGCAAAAAAATGGACTTGAATAAAAAGTATAGTTTTAAAGTTTTTCCTGTAAGTAATTTAATACAATCTGGTATTGAATCACCAAATGAGTATATTTTAAATGACTCAACCATAATTAAATACAAGAATTACTATTCTTCAAAAAAATTTCAATTTTTTTGTAAATAAAAAACTCTCCAGCTTTGCGGAGATAAACAAAAAAACCTCAAAAATGTGAGGTTGCTTATCAGTATATGTACAACGGAAAGGAGTTTCAGGAGATGGGTATGTATGACTACGGTGCAAGATTCTATATGCCGGAGATAGGTAGATGGGGTGTTGTTGATCCGCTGGCGGAGAAGATGAGGAGATGGTCGCCATACAATTACTGTTTTGATAATCCTTTACGTTTCATTGATCCTGATGGGCGAGGTCCAAATTATTATGTTGGTACAGATGGAAAAAGAGTTGATGCTAATGTGGTAAATGGTAAAATAGTTTTAGGTACTAATGCGTCAAAAGATTTACAACGTATGGCTTCTATGACAAATGATTCTGGAAGTTCCAAGGGTATGTCTCAATTTATGGGAGTTGCTAATAATGAAACTAAAACTAATTTTCAAATAAAGTCAGAAAAAATTAATAATGGTTTATTAGGTCTACACCAAGCACATGACGCAAGTGGCAAAGCATTAAATTGGAATGATAAAACAAATACTTGGGATGGGAAAGCTGAATATATAAAAGATTCAAATGGGAATTTTGTTTACAAAGAAGCAACGATTACGATTTTCGAGGGAATCACACCCCAGATCAAGTGGATGTAGCGAATATCACAGGAGCTAATAACTTCACCAAGGCAGATGCAATGGTAGTAACGAATGCACACGAAGATGAACACAATTTAAATATAGAAGACACTAGTACTATTAAAGGTCGATCTGAAGGAATACCCAGTTCCAGAGATCCTGAAGCTGCCGCTACGAAGGTCGAAATGACAACTGCCGTTCAGATTGGAATTAAAAGAGATCCTGTCAATGCTGAAAAGTTTTTAAATTCTAATTAAAATAATGTAAAAAAGTTAACATGAATAAGTTTATATGTTTGTTTCTACTTATAATTGTGAATTGTAAGGCTCAAATAAAAAATGATAATGATTATCAAAATATGAAGGATGTAATAAATGAAAATATAAAAAACACTATATATTATGAAGTTTTAAAAGAAAATAATATACAAGCAAAATTTTATATTACGGATTTGTCTTCTGATGTAAAAGAAACTATAAAATCTGACTCTGTAAAAAATAAGCCATTACTAAGTGCTGGAGTTTATGCTTTTTATATAAAGGATATTAGATACTCATTTATTCACATTTATTTAAAGTCTAAAGGAAAAATAAAAATATTTGAATCCGTAAATTGTCCTCCCAATAATCTAAAAATAAAGCAAGCAATTACTTATATAAAAGATAATTTTGGATATAAAGAAAATTTAGTTGAAAGTGTTTCTAATTATTCAAAATATATTCAATATTATAAAATTGATCCCCAATCTAAATTTAATTGTGAAACACGATGAACACTCACCCCCCGCTACCGCACGATTGTATCGTGTGGCAGATAATAAAAACTTCGCAAAAAGCGAGGTTTTTTGTTTTATAATGCAGCTACACTTTTATTAAAGAAGTCTTTAAATTTTTTTGTGGTAAGCATTTTACCGATAATTTTAAAGACGGTGCTTTTGTCTTCTTCGTCGAGCTGCTGAATGAGTCTAACTACTTACGAAGCTATTTTGATTTTGAAAAAAATAAGTATATTTACAATTACAGCGATCATTTGGGTAACACCAGGTTGAGTTATCTGAATGGTCCGGGTGGAATAGAAGTTCTTGAAGAAAATAATTATTATCCGTTTGGGCTAAAACATGAAGGATATAATGCTTTGGCAGGAAACCCTAGTTATCAATATAAGTACAACGGAAAGGAGCTTCAAGAGACCGGGATGTACGATTACGGCGCAAGATTCTATATGCCGGATATTGGGAGATGGGGTGTTGTGGATCCGCTGGCAGAGAAAAGTAGAAGATTTTCTACCTACACTTATGCTTTAGACAACCCGATTATGTTTATTGATCCAGATGGTAGAGAAGCTACAACTTATACGGGACAGGCTGCGCAAGATATGGTGAGACAATTACAAAGTCAAATGCCTACTGATGATCATTTAATCAATTTGGGAAGTTTCTGTCTACTGATAATAAAAAAACAAATAATATTGTCATAGATTTTCAGAACCCAATGACGCTTATCCTTTTAACGCTTTAACCCCAACTAAGGGAACTGATGATAAAGTATTTACTAAATTTTCAACTAATATTATTGTAGGAAGATTAGAAGTTGGTAATAATACCAATATTTCAAGAAAATCTGATGGAGGTTTTAACGATAGTAGACCTATAGGAGCTGCTGTTTATAACTCAAATGGTAATTTTAGAATGAAATTAACAGTACCTGTAATTAAGAATATTTTAAATCGAAATTCAAAATAAATTATGAAAAAGACAATGGTTATGATTTGTTGCCTTTTATTATTTTTATGCAACGCTCAATTAAAAAAAATTAATTTCCTTATTATGATTGATGAAAAACCATGTTTAATTGTGAGCAATCTACAAATTGAATCTTAATCTATGAAATCAATTAATGCAAATTATAATGTTGGTGCAATTGATATTTCAGAAAATAATTATTCTACAATGATTGATGACAAATCATCATCTTTTAATCTAACTTTTGAAGCAATTCTGTCAAAAAACACTTATTTATCAATCTATTCAATTATTATCCCTAAATTTTTTTCAATCAAAAATACATTATAGTTAATATATTTAATATGGATAATAAAATATATAGGAAAAAATACTCGAAACTGATGAAAGATAAATCAAAATATTATGTAGTTATAGAAACACCCAATTCTATGAGATTTAATTAGTAGGAATAGTAGATAATGTATTAAAAGTGTTGGTTTCCTTTATTAATCAATTTTTGATAAATAACTTATAAAAATCAGTGGTAATGTTTCAAAGTTTGTGATGAGCATTTTAAAAGATTAAATTGTTGAATTTTAGCAATATTTAAAAATAAAACAATCAAAACAAGAGTAGGCATTCCCTGCTCTTGTTTATTTTTGCAGAAAAAACATATTTAAATGATTGAAGATCAGTCCTTGTGTATCAGAGTTAATGATGAGAAAATTTGTAAGAATTGTTATTCAAAAAACATGATCAAAACGGGAGTACAAAGACAAAAAAACAACAGTATATCTTTAAGAATTGTAAAGAAGATTTTTAGAGTTTTAAAGCTACAAAAGCTTATCAAGAGAACATCAATTCAAAATAATTCGACTCATAAGGGTATAGAGCGTAATTTAAATTAGTTAAAAAAACATCTAGACAATCTCT includes the following:
- a CDS encoding RHS repeat-associated core domain-containing protein, with the protein product MDCYKSRDINVRECTDMGDGNVVCIDIWKPGEIVEVNNYYPFGLMHNYTATTTNAYQYKYNGKELQETGMYDYGARFYMPDIGRWGVVDAYAEKYTNNGEYNYAINNPIRYIDPDGNYIRIYFGLNNQYSDDYTYKKGRDYDKLNMPDYLKDTYKVLDVLYEASNINVDGKEVNLIQNIINDKRELSVFDDHNDNTLTKFKSGVTKDQKYEPSTHIGSVIFKSNVGVLFDDKNDLNYEDLKAKYEKNDLKGLKVATPLHALGHEIGHAYGYATNASKHAVRQNDLSTQYCSPYFRNAEEKRVNGISQQIDMNLKKIYPNIVIRKNHSGFPVITTGPTSNTINAKP
- a CDS encoding RHS repeat domain-containing protein; its protein translation is MSYLNGPGGIEVLEENNYYPFGLKHEGYNALAGNPSYQYKYNGKELQETGMYDYGARFYMPDIGRWGVVDPLAEKSRRFSTYTYALDNPIMFIDPDGREATTYTGQAAQDMVRQLQSQMPTDDHLINLGSFCLLIIKKQIILS